A window of Paremcibacter congregatus contains these coding sequences:
- the pyrE gene encoding orotate phosphoribosyltransferase codes for MDREEVLQYFRDADALLEGHFVLSSGLHAARYLQCARVMMDPVVGGTLCRALADKIKTTLDVTIDMVVSPAMGGVVVGYEMGRQLGVKAVFTERVEGELTLRRGFEIPKGAKVLMAEDIVTTGLSSRECIKVITEYGGDVVAASCLIDRSNGTADVGVPLVSLAGLEIPAYDADNLPPELASTPAIKPGSRGLK; via the coding sequence ATGGATCGGGAAGAAGTTCTCCAGTATTTTAGAGATGCAGATGCTTTATTGGAGGGACACTTCGTTCTGTCTTCAGGGTTGCACGCGGCCCGTTACTTACAATGCGCCCGCGTCATGATGGACCCTGTTGTCGGCGGAACCTTGTGTCGGGCTCTGGCGGACAAAATTAAAACAACATTGGATGTCACAATAGACATGGTTGTATCCCCTGCCATGGGCGGTGTGGTTGTCGGCTATGAAATGGGGCGGCAGCTGGGTGTGAAAGCTGTTTTCACGGAACGGGTAGAGGGCGAATTGACCCTGCGGCGGGGTTTTGAAATCCCGAAAGGCGCCAAGGTGTTGATGGCGGAGGATATCGTCACGACGGGCTTGTCCTCCCGGGAGTGCATCAAGGTTATTACAGAATATGGCGGTGACGTCGTGGCGGCAAGTTGCCTGATTGATCGCAGCAACGGGACAGCGGACGTTGGCGTGCCACTGGTATCGTTGGCGGGCCTGGAAATTCCGGCATATGACGCCGATAATTTGCCCCCGGAACTGGCCAGTACACCGGCGATTAAACCGGGAAGCCGTGGATTGAAATAA
- the dapA gene encoding 4-hydroxy-tetrahydrodipicolinate synthase, producing MLRGSITALVTPFLNGQVDEKAFRKLVNWQIEEGIHGLVPCGTTGESPTLTHAEHNRVTEICIEEAAGRVPVVAGCGSNSTREAISLLSHAKEAGADAALIAMPYYNKPSQEGLFQHFKALNDAVDLPLVIYNIPGRSVVDMSVSTMSRCFDELKNVIGVKDATGNVARVPLQRMAMGPDFIQLSGEDQTALGFNVHGGVGCISVASNVAPKMMSEFQNLCLAGDFIAALAIQDKFTDLHHALFVEPNPGPVKYAMELLGICSADMRLPMTPITDEAKVLIEAALVKAELLD from the coding sequence ATGCTGAGAGGATCGATTACCGCGCTTGTGACCCCGTTCTTGAATGGACAGGTTGATGAGAAGGCGTTCCGAAAGCTGGTAAACTGGCAAATCGAAGAAGGTATTCACGGCCTGGTGCCCTGTGGTACAACCGGTGAATCGCCGACCCTGACCCATGCGGAACATAATCGGGTGACCGAGATTTGTATCGAAGAAGCGGCGGGTCGGGTACCTGTTGTCGCGGGATGTGGATCGAACTCCACCCGCGAAGCCATCAGTCTTTTGTCCCATGCGAAAGAAGCCGGTGCGGATGCCGCTCTGATCGCGATGCCTTATTATAACAAACCGAGCCAGGAAGGGTTGTTTCAGCATTTCAAGGCGTTGAACGATGCGGTGGATCTGCCGCTGGTGATTTACAATATTCCGGGACGTTCCGTGGTTGATATGTCGGTGTCCACCATGAGCCGTTGTTTTGATGAGTTGAAAAACGTCATTGGTGTGAAGGATGCCACGGGCAATGTGGCGCGTGTTCCGTTGCAACGCATGGCCATGGGGCCTGACTTCATTCAATTATCAGGTGAAGACCAGACAGCCTTGGGCTTTAATGTGCATGGCGGGGTTGGGTGTATTTCTGTGGCGTCAAACGTGGCGCCGAAGATGATGTCCGAGTTCCAGAATCTCTGCCTGGCAGGTGATTTTATCGCCGCTCTTGCCATTCAGGATAAATTTACCGACTTGCATCATGCGCTGTTTGTCGAACCTAATCCGGGGCCTGTGAAATATGCGATGGAATTGCTCGGCATATGTTCTGCAGATATGCGTCTTCCTATGACGCCGATTACGGATGAAGCCAAGGTGCTGATTGAGGCGGCTTTGGTGAAAGCGGAGCTTCTGGATTGA
- a CDS encoding S9 family peptidase, with product MSKQIKSWLMMAAVGGAFAVSPVVRAEDKLNTFDYNDIFELEYAASPQLAPDGASIVYVRRSADIMKDSSRSNIWQVGLDGKDHRPLLSGKANFSMPRFSRDGKRLAYVSSVEGSQQLYVRWMDTGQTARLTDLQTGFGNISWSPDGKWIAFSMLVKDKGSSLFKDMPAKPEGATWAEPAKYIDRVQYRSNGAGFLPHGYRHIFVVPADGGTARQITTGNYNHGGSISWSNDSQNLYVSADRHDDWEYRPLESDIYQIRLADGEISNLTNRPGPDSQPVVSPTGKYIAYARFDDRKLASQNADLFVMDRDGGNPRNLTPDLDRSISNIQWAKDGKGVYFLYDDHSHTKVGYVNLKGKMKVLTDDVGGQSLGRPYTSGDYTVAGKEQVVFTLGKTDRPADLALVDGKGAVRQLTALNEDLLEHKNLAAVSRMTVKSSVDQREVEAWIATPPGFDQSKKYPLILEIHGGPHAAYSAAYSTEIQMYAANGYVVVWANPRGSTSYGEEFANLIHHDYPSHDYDDLMDVVDGVIAKGYVDPDQLFVTGGSGGGVLTAWIVGKTDRFRAAVVAKPVINWLSFALTADMSVYASQYWMPGMPWENVDHLWKHSPLSLVGNVKTPTMLLTGEVDYRTPMSETEQYYQALKLQKIDAAMVRIQGANHGIAAKPSNLIQKIGNVLAWFEKYKPEEPSPDEGQE from the coding sequence ATGTCGAAACAAATAAAATCATGGCTGATGATGGCTGCCGTTGGGGGGGCTTTCGCGGTTTCACCTGTTGTCCGTGCAGAAGATAAGCTGAATACATTTGATTATAATGATATTTTCGAGCTCGAGTATGCCGCATCGCCACAATTGGCGCCGGATGGCGCATCGATTGTTTATGTGCGCCGCTCTGCCGATATTATGAAAGACAGCTCGCGATCAAACATCTGGCAGGTGGGACTGGACGGTAAAGACCATCGTCCCCTGTTGTCGGGTAAAGCTAATTTTTCAATGCCCCGCTTTTCCAGAGATGGCAAACGTCTGGCTTATGTATCCTCTGTCGAAGGCAGTCAGCAGCTTTATGTGCGATGGATGGACACGGGGCAGACTGCGCGTCTGACGGATCTGCAGACTGGTTTCGGAAATATAAGCTGGTCGCCGGATGGGAAATGGATCGCTTTTTCCATGCTGGTCAAAGACAAGGGCAGCAGCCTGTTCAAGGATATGCCTGCGAAACCAGAAGGGGCAACCTGGGCGGAACCCGCGAAATATATTGATCGGGTGCAATATCGCTCCAACGGTGCGGGTTTCCTGCCTCACGGTTACCGGCATATTTTTGTTGTGCCGGCCGATGGGGGCACAGCGCGTCAAATCACGACAGGCAATTATAATCATGGTGGTTCAATCAGCTGGTCAAATGATAGCCAGAATTTGTATGTTTCTGCAGACAGGCATGACGATTGGGAATATCGCCCCCTGGAATCCGATATTTATCAGATCAGACTGGCGGATGGAGAAATCAGTAATCTGACAAACCGGCCGGGACCGGACAGTCAGCCGGTGGTCAGCCCGACCGGCAAGTATATTGCTTATGCCCGGTTTGATGATCGCAAACTGGCAAGTCAGAATGCCGATTTGTTCGTGATGGACCGTGATGGTGGTAACCCACGCAATTTAACGCCGGACCTTGATCGTTCCATCAGCAATATTCAATGGGCCAAAGACGGCAAGGGGGTTTATTTCCTTTATGATGATCACAGCCATACGAAAGTTGGTTATGTCAATCTGAAGGGAAAAATGAAAGTTCTGACAGATGACGTGGGCGGGCAATCGCTTGGACGGCCTTACACCTCTGGCGATTATACGGTTGCCGGAAAAGAGCAGGTGGTCTTTACGCTTGGCAAGACTGACCGCCCGGCTGATCTGGCGCTGGTCGATGGCAAAGGTGCGGTCAGGCAGCTCACGGCATTGAATGAGGATCTGTTGGAGCATAAGAATTTGGCAGCTGTTTCGCGTATGACGGTGAAGTCTTCTGTTGACCAGCGGGAGGTCGAAGCCTGGATCGCGACACCGCCGGGGTTCGATCAGTCGAAAAAATATCCCTTGATTCTGGAAATTCACGGTGGCCCCCATGCTGCCTATAGCGCTGCGTACAGTACGGAGATACAGATGTATGCCGCCAACGGCTATGTTGTCGTATGGGCCAACCCACGGGGCAGCACGTCTTATGGTGAGGAATTTGCCAACTTGATCCATCATGATTACCCGTCTCACGATTATGACGACCTGATGGATGTGGTCGATGGTGTGATTGCCAAAGGGTATGTTGACCCCGATCAGCTGTTCGTCACTGGTGGGTCTGGTGGCGGTGTGCTGACCGCCTGGATCGTTGGCAAGACTGACCGCTTCCGGGCGGCGGTGGTGGCCAAGCCGGTGATTAACTGGCTGAGCTTTGCCCTGACAGCCGACATGTCGGTTTATGCCAGCCAGTACTGGATGCCGGGGATGCCTTGGGAAAATGTAGATCACCTGTGGAAACATTCGCCGCTGTCATTGGTGGGAAATGTCAAGACGCCGACCATGTTGCTGACCGGGGAGGTGGATTACCGTACCCCCATGAGTGAAACAGAACAATATTATCAGGCGTTGAAACTGCAAAAAATTGATGCCGCCATGGTCCGTATTCAGGGCGCAAATCATGGCATTGCGGCAAAGCCGAGCAACCTGATCCAGAAGATCGGGAATGTCTTGGCATGGTTTGAAAAATACAAACCGGAAGAACCCTCCCCTGATGAGGGACAGGAATAG
- a CDS encoding uracil-DNA glycosylase has product MTPAPVKASFSPVDVPENCALCPRLVAFRHQNQEKYPTFFNKPVPSFGDPDPELLIVGLAPGLQGANKTGRPFTGDASGDLLFATLEKYGYMEGTFLSRADDNVKLHNALITNAVRCVPPQNKTTAAEEANCRPFLINQISRPEKLKIILALGLVAHNSVLSTFGKTRAPYKFAHGALHDMGDCVSGTPITLIDSYHCSRYNTNTGRLTEQMFEQVFQTIGDLLATR; this is encoded by the coding sequence ATGACACCAGCCCCCGTCAAGGCGTCTTTTTCGCCTGTCGACGTCCCGGAGAACTGCGCCCTATGTCCCCGTCTCGTCGCTTTTCGCCATCAGAATCAGGAAAAATATCCTACGTTTTTCAATAAACCCGTACCATCCTTTGGCGATCCTGACCCTGAACTGTTGATTGTCGGCCTTGCACCAGGCTTGCAGGGCGCCAATAAAACCGGGCGGCCTTTTACCGGGGATGCATCAGGGGACCTGCTGTTCGCCACGCTGGAAAAATACGGGTATATGGAAGGCACGTTTCTATCCCGCGCAGATGATAACGTGAAACTGCATAATGCCCTGATCACCAATGCGGTCCGCTGTGTCCCGCCACAAAATAAAACCACCGCCGCAGAGGAAGCCAACTGCCGCCCCTTCCTGATCAACCAGATCAGCCGCCCAGAAAAACTGAAAATCATTCTCGCCCTGGGTCTGGTCGCCCATAATTCGGTACTCAGCACTTTCGGCAAGACCCGCGCACCGTATAAATTCGCCCATGGCGCCCTGCATGATATGGGGGATTGCGTCAGCGGCACCCCCATTACCCTCATCGACAGCTATCACTGTTCACGGTATAATACCAACACAGGCCGCCTGACGGAACAGATGTTTGAGCAGGTATTTCAAACAATTGGCGACTTGCTTGCGACGCGCTAG
- a CDS encoding RelA/SpoT family protein codes for MIRQYELVERVREYAPDADENLLNRAYVFSMKMHGKQMRASGDPYFSHPLEVAGILTGMKMDSDTIITALLHDTIEDTIATHEQIEELFGTNVAKMVDGVTKLSKLTYSSESAKQADNFRKFLLAMSHDIRVLLVKLADRLHNMRTLHHIGKPEKRARISRETLDIYAPLAERIGMQAIKEELESLAFPHVYPEAYESITKRMDQLHANTADIKDKVISELERLLSEAGIEAEVFGREKQLYSIWRKMTYRHVALDDQADIVAFRIIVDDTATCYRALGVVHRKWQALPGLIKDYISMPKPNGYRSIHTAVLGPQKKRIEIQIRSSKMDAVAEQGVAAHWQYKQQSSDKEGEQYKWLKDLLEIMEHAESPDEFLEHTKLAMYQNQVFCFTPKGKLVNLPQGSTVVDFAYAVHTDVGDSCVGGKVNGNPVQLRTRLVNGDQVEILRSKAQQPSPNWLSFVVTGKAKAAIRRFISHKKKDEYQALGKKLLERAFKLEERDFNDKAIQICADKLKLHNIADIYELVGKGELADRKVLETIFPGIKVNSAHSLVPTKMLDTYKDLKGGDNSIPIRGLTPGLSVHMSECCHPILGDRIVGIVATGKGIMVHTIDCEALDAYSDAPEAWLDLSWTAVEEENTVFVSRIEVLLEHVPGALAAVLSVVAQEKGNISNIKFIERATELFRISLDIEVRDVKHLTSIVAALRVSDRVSSVERSFR; via the coding sequence TTGATCAGACAATATGAATTGGTGGAACGGGTGAGGGAATATGCCCCAGATGCGGATGAAAATCTGCTCAACAGGGCCTATGTTTTCTCCATGAAAATGCATGGCAAGCAGATGCGGGCCAGCGGCGATCCCTATTTCTCCCATCCTTTGGAAGTCGCAGGTATCCTGACGGGTATGAAAATGGACAGCGATACGATCATCACGGCGCTGCTGCATGATACGATCGAGGACACCATTGCCACCCATGAACAGATCGAAGAACTGTTCGGCACCAATGTTGCAAAAATGGTCGATGGCGTGACCAAACTGTCCAAGTTGACCTATTCCTCTGAAAGCGCCAAGCAGGCGGATAATTTTCGTAAATTCCTGCTCGCCATGTCCCATGATATCCGGGTGTTGCTGGTCAAGCTGGCCGACCGGTTGCACAACATGCGGACCTTGCATCATATCGGCAAGCCGGAAAAGAGAGCCCGTATTTCGAGGGAGACGCTGGATATTTATGCCCCGCTCGCCGAACGGATTGGCATGCAGGCGATTAAGGAAGAACTGGAAAGCCTGGCTTTTCCCCATGTTTACCCAGAGGCTTATGAATCCATTACGAAGCGCATGGACCAGTTGCACGCCAATACGGCGGACATCAAGGATAAGGTCATTTCTGAACTGGAACGCCTGCTGAGTGAGGCGGGTATTGAGGCCGAGGTCTTTGGCCGGGAAAAGCAGCTCTATTCCATCTGGCGCAAAATGACTTATCGCCATGTGGCGCTGGATGATCAGGCGGATATTGTCGCGTTCCGGATTATCGTTGATGATACGGCAACCTGTTACCGGGCACTTGGTGTCGTGCACCGTAAGTGGCAGGCCCTGCCGGGGTTGATCAAGGATTATATTTCCATGCCGAAGCCGAACGGTTATCGGTCGATTCATACCGCGGTTTTGGGACCACAGAAGAAACGCATCGAAATTCAGATACGGTCTTCCAAAATGGACGCCGTGGCGGAACAGGGCGTGGCGGCCCACTGGCAGTATAAGCAGCAGTCCTCTGATAAAGAGGGCGAGCAATATAAATGGTTGAAAGATCTTCTGGAAATCATGGAGCATGCGGAAAGCCCTGATGAATTTCTCGAACATACCAAGCTCGCCATGTATCAGAATCAGGTCTTTTGTTTTACACCGAAAGGTAAGCTGGTCAATCTGCCGCAGGGATCAACAGTCGTTGACTTCGCTTATGCGGTGCATACGGATGTGGGCGACAGCTGTGTCGGGGGCAAGGTTAATGGCAATCCGGTTCAGTTGCGCACTCGTCTGGTCAATGGCGACCAGGTAGAAATTTTACGGTCAAAAGCCCAGCAGCCTTCACCGAACTGGTTAAGCTTTGTGGTGACGGGGAAGGCCAAAGCGGCTATCCGGCGTTTTATCAGCCACAAGAAAAAAGATGAATATCAGGCCTTGGGTAAAAAATTGCTGGAACGGGCCTTTAAACTTGAAGAACGTGACTTTAACGACAAGGCGATACAGATTTGCGCCGATAAACTGAAATTGCACAACATAGCCGATATTTATGAATTGGTGGGGAAGGGTGAACTGGCGGACCGTAAAGTTCTGGAAACAATTTTCCCGGGCATCAAGGTCAACAGCGCTCATTCTCTGGTGCCCACCAAGATGCTGGATACCTATAAAGATTTGAAAGGCGGCGACAACTCGATTCCTATTCGGGGGTTAACACCTGGTCTGTCAGTGCATATGTCGGAATGTTGCCATCCTATTCTCGGCGACCGCATCGTTGGGATCGTCGCGACCGGAAAAGGTATTATGGTTCATACCATAGACTGCGAGGCTCTGGATGCTTACAGCGATGCGCCGGAAGCCTGGCTTGATCTGTCCTGGACGGCGGTGGAGGAAGAAAATACTGTTTTCGTCAGTCGCATCGAGGTTCTGCTCGAGCATGTGCCCGGTGCGTTGGCGGCGGTGTTGTCTGTGGTGGCACAGGAAAAGGGTAATATCAGCAACATCAAGTTTATTGAAAGAGCAACTGAATTGTTCCGGATTAGTCTTGATATTGAAGTAAGAGATGTTAAACATCTCACCAGCATAGTGGCCGCCCTGCGGGTGAGTGACCGGGTGAGTTCGGTCGAGCGGTCCTTTAGATAA
- the rpoZ gene encoding DNA-directed RNA polymerase subunit omega has product MARVTVEDCVDKVPNRFELVLLAAQRARQISSGAPTLVERDNDKNPVVALRELAEEELSAETLRESLVHGLQKNVEVDEPEEDDISLLLAGKKLEENEQEVTTESLAKVSAEMKAEAMFAAATSQSTEGDKSE; this is encoded by the coding sequence ATGGCACGCGTTACCGTTGAAGATTGCGTAGATAAAGTCCCGAACCGGTTCGAACTGGTTCTTCTGGCGGCCCAGAGGGCGCGGCAGATTTCTTCCGGTGCACCAACTTTGGTGGAGCGGGATAACGACAAAAACCCTGTAGTTGCCTTGCGGGAACTTGCGGAAGAAGAATTGTCAGCAGAGACGCTGCGTGAATCCCTAGTTCACGGCCTGCAAAAAAATGTCGAAGTCGACGAACCTGAAGAAGATGATATCTCTCTGCTTCTGGCCGGTAAGAAACTGGAAGAAAACGAGCAAGAAGTCACGACCGAGAGCCTGGCCAAGGTTTCAGCTGAAATGAAAGCGGAAGCCATGTTCGCCGCGGCGACGTCACAGTCTACAGAAGGTGATAAATCGGAATAA
- the folK gene encoding 2-amino-4-hydroxy-6-hydroxymethyldihydropteridine diphosphokinase translates to MILLGLGSNLTGGVYDSPQAVLMAALAQMADRGIHVEKLSPFYETEPVPKSDQPWFVNAVAAVTTDLAPRSLLKTLHDIEENLGRSRRIRWEARIIDLDILAYDDKILPSEDVWSEKAEALLPDDIIIPHPRLHERLFVLKPLSDLAPMWRHPVFGDTVDCYIATIEAQGSPGAIRKLDVPNPEKR, encoded by the coding sequence ATGATTTTACTAGGATTGGGCAGTAATTTAACTGGCGGTGTCTATGACAGTCCGCAGGCTGTCCTTATGGCGGCCCTGGCGCAGATGGCTGACAGGGGAATTCATGTGGAGAAGCTGTCGCCGTTTTATGAAACCGAGCCGGTGCCAAAGTCGGATCAGCCGTGGTTTGTCAATGCGGTCGCGGCAGTAACGACAGACCTTGCCCCCCGGTCACTGTTGAAAACTCTGCATGATATTGAGGAAAACCTGGGGCGGTCGCGGCGCATTCGTTGGGAAGCGCGGATCATTGATCTGGATATTCTGGCCTATGATGACAAAATCCTGCCGTCGGAGGATGTCTGGAGTGAAAAAGCCGAAGCCCTTTTGCCAGATGACATTATCATTCCTCATCCGCGTCTGCATGAAAGATTATTTGTCCTGAAACCGCTTTCTGATCTTGCGCCGATGTGGCGGCATCCGGTCTTCGGCGATACCGTGGATTGCTATATTGCAACAATTGAAGCACAGGGAAGTCCCGGGGCTATTCGAAAACTTGATGTGCCAAATCCGGAAAAGCGATAA
- a CDS encoding MBL fold metallo-hydrolase — protein MLRKLTLTALAVAAITGITPSAALAQDNQYDTVNITTTKVGDGVYMLQGAGGNIGVSAGEDGVFMIDDQYSPLTPKILAAISAISKKPVKFMINTHWHYDHTGGNENLGKQGVVIVAHDNVYKRMSTDQMMEAFNKEIPASPKAALPVVSFNDEVTFHLNDLHIKARHFSHAHTDGDSVILFQDRNIIHMGDLFFNGMYPFVDRSSGGSLAGVIAAVGKIIELCDENTKIIPGHGPLATTQDLKDYHAMMQKAVSILTPLAQKGLSTEEVIKLNPLKELNDKWGGGFMKPEVFITINYPGIADVS, from the coding sequence ATGCTACGCAAACTTACTCTGACCGCTCTTGCGGTAGCTGCCATAACTGGCATCACCCCATCCGCCGCACTGGCCCAGGACAATCAATATGACACAGTCAATATCACTACCACAAAGGTCGGTGATGGAGTCTATATGCTGCAAGGTGCGGGCGGAAATATTGGCGTTTCAGCAGGTGAAGACGGCGTCTTTATGATCGACGATCAATACAGTCCCCTGACCCCTAAAATCCTGGCGGCCATTTCTGCCATTTCCAAAAAACCGGTCAAATTCATGATTAATACCCATTGGCATTATGATCATACAGGCGGGAATGAAAATCTTGGCAAGCAAGGGGTTGTAATCGTCGCCCATGACAATGTGTACAAGCGTATGAGTACTGATCAGATGATGGAAGCTTTCAACAAGGAAATTCCAGCCTCCCCAAAAGCCGCCCTGCCCGTGGTGTCATTTAATGACGAGGTAACCTTTCACCTGAACGATCTGCATATCAAGGCCCGCCATTTTAGTCACGCCCATACCGACGGCGACAGCGTGATACTATTTCAGGACCGCAACATCATTCATATGGGCGACCTGTTCTTTAACGGCATGTATCCTTTTGTCGATCGCAGTTCCGGGGGATCTCTGGCTGGCGTCATTGCCGCGGTGGGAAAAATTATCGAACTCTGTGATGAAAATACAAAGATTATTCCCGGACATGGCCCCCTGGCCACGACGCAGGATCTCAAAGATTATCATGCCATGATGCAGAAAGCGGTAAGCATTCTCACCCCTCTGGCTCAAAAAGGCCTTTCAACGGAAGAGGTCATTAAACTGAACCCCTTAAAGGAACTCAATGATAAATGGGGCGGCGGCTTTATGAAACCTGAAGTATTTATCACCATTAACTACCCCGGTATTGCTGACGTTTCTTAG
- a CDS encoding cation diffusion facilitator family transporter: MSAHASKKVIFAALAGNFLIAVTKFFGAAYTNSSAMLSEAIHSMVDCGNQGLLLYGIKKAKKPADKAHPFGYGMELYFWTFVVAILIFAVGAGVSLYEGIIKVISPHPVTDVYINYIILSVAIVFEGAAWIVAYREFKRSQTHPSLLTSILKSKDPTIFTVLFEDTAAMLGLIVAMGGLFIGQWLGIPEMDGVASILIGVILAGTAVLLAYESKGLLIGEAASKAVVTAIEEIVTAQPDIVAVNEILTMHMGPHDILLNLSLDFDDAITSADVERAVTRMEQDIKARLPAIKRIFIEAQSLLDNPPRRDDFGQEPA; this comes from the coding sequence ATGTCTGCCCACGCATCCAAAAAAGTTATTTTCGCGGCCCTGGCCGGCAACTTTCTCATTGCGGTTACAAAATTTTTTGGCGCCGCCTATACCAATTCCTCCGCCATGCTGTCAGAAGCCATCCACAGTATGGTCGATTGCGGCAATCAGGGTTTATTGCTTTATGGAATAAAAAAGGCCAAAAAGCCTGCCGACAAGGCCCACCCTTTTGGCTATGGTATGGAACTCTACTTCTGGACTTTCGTTGTCGCCATCCTGATTTTTGCCGTCGGCGCCGGGGTATCCCTTTATGAAGGCATCATCAAGGTCATTAGCCCCCACCCCGTCACCGACGTTTACATCAACTACATTATTCTCAGCGTTGCCATTGTGTTCGAAGGCGCCGCCTGGATTGTCGCCTATCGGGAATTCAAACGCAGCCAGACCCACCCAAGCCTGCTCACCTCTATTCTGAAAAGCAAAGATCCCACCATATTCACCGTTCTGTTTGAGGATACGGCAGCTATGCTCGGCCTTATCGTCGCCATGGGAGGGTTGTTTATCGGACAATGGCTCGGCATCCCGGAAATGGACGGCGTCGCGTCTATCCTGATCGGGGTTATTCTCGCCGGGACCGCTGTTTTACTGGCCTATGAATCAAAAGGACTCCTGATCGGTGAAGCCGCCAGCAAAGCAGTCGTTACCGCCATTGAAGAAATCGTTACCGCACAGCCAGACATCGTCGCCGTCAACGAAATTCTCACCATGCACATGGGGCCTCACGATATCCTGTTGAATCTATCGCTGGATTTTGATGACGCCATAACGTCTGCTGATGTGGAACGTGCGGTAACCAGAATGGAACAGGATATCAAGGCGCGCCTGCCTGCCATCAAACGAATATTCATTGAAGCCCAGAGTTTGTTAGACAATCCGCCCAGGAGAGACGATTTCGGCCAGGAACCCGCTTAA
- the smpB gene encoding SsrA-binding protein SmpB translates to MAKAKAKSKDKSKGGSRTIAQNRKARYNYHIEEDFEAGIVLTGTEVKSLRAGEANISESYAEAKMGELFLVNGYIKEYEMGNRFNHEARRPRKLLMHRREVNRIAAAIQRKGKTLVPLSLYFNDKNRVKVKIGLASGKKAHDKRATEKERDWNREKGRLLKDSR, encoded by the coding sequence ATGGCTAAAGCGAAAGCAAAATCCAAAGATAAATCCAAGGGCGGCAGCCGCACAATTGCGCAGAATCGCAAGGCGCGGTACAATTATCATATCGAAGAAGATTTTGAAGCCGGGATTGTTCTGACGGGAACGGAAGTCAAATCCCTGCGCGCCGGTGAGGCTAACATCAGTGAATCCTATGCCGAGGCGAAAATGGGCGAGCTGTTCTTGGTGAACGGTTATATCAAGGAATACGAAATGGGGAACCGCTTCAATCATGAAGCGCGCCGCCCGCGTAAATTGCTGATGCACCGCCGGGAAGTTAATCGTATTGCTGCCGCTATTCAGCGCAAAGGCAAAACACTGGTGCCGTTGTCACTTTATTTCAATGACAAGAACCGGGTTAAGGTCAAAATCGGTCTGGCTTCGGGGAAAAAGGCCCATGACAAACGCGCCACGGAAAAGGAACGGGACTGGAACCGGGAAAAGGGCCGTCTGCTGAAAGACAGCCGTTAA
- a CDS encoding NYN domain-containing protein, translating to MYFHPNEKLALFIDGSNLFATAKALNFDIDYKRLRNFFAEKGILLRANYYTALLEDQEYSPLRPLVDWLDYNGYTLVTKPTKEFTDAKGERKIKGNMDMELAIDMMGMAEHVDHMVLFSGDGDFRRLVEAVQRRGVRVTVVSSTKTNPPMIADELRRQADNFIEISTMHADFGRCSTTPDFLKDNDVDSTFHDGHHEHEPTQGK from the coding sequence ATGTATTTTCACCCCAATGAAAAGCTGGCTCTGTTTATTGATGGCTCCAATCTCTTTGCCACGGCAAAAGCCCTGAATTTTGACATTGACTATAAACGTCTGCGTAATTTCTTTGCTGAAAAAGGCATCCTTCTGCGGGCCAATTATTATACCGCCCTTCTTGAGGATCAGGAATATTCCCCCCTTCGCCCGTTAGTCGATTGGCTGGATTACAATGGCTACACCTTGGTCACCAAACCAACAAAAGAATTCACCGATGCCAAAGGCGAGCGCAAGATCAAGGGCAATATGGATATGGAACTTGCCATTGACATGATGGGCATGGCCGAGCATGTCGACCATATGGTATTATTTTCAGGCGATGGTGATTTTCGCCGCCTGGTCGAAGCCGTACAGCGCCGGGGAGTCCGGGTTACTGTTGTCAGCAGCACCAAAACCAACCCGCCCATGATCGCAGACGAGTTGCGCCGCCAGGCTGATAACTTCATTGAAATATCGACCATGCACGCCGATTTTGGCCGCTGCTCAACAACCCCTGACTTCCTCAAAGACAATGATGTGGATTCCACATTTCATGACGGTCATCATGAACACGAACCGACCCAAGGAAAATAA